The following coding sequences are from one Magnetospirillum sp. WYHS-4 window:
- a CDS encoding HEPN domain-containing protein codes for MSPEIANRLAKARRFLDEAERADPATSPLSIVHDCYYAMFHMALAVLAERTGSIPVRHGSVIGGFGRLVKDMGEEAKRHGRSFNDLQELRLVSDYAPESTPTEDDAFQARQAAQAFLVFCSGLLDGGK; via the coding sequence ATGAGCCCTGAAATCGCCAACCGCCTCGCCAAGGCGCGACGCTTTCTGGACGAGGCGGAGAGAGCGGATCCCGCCACAAGTCCCCTCAGCATCGTCCACGACTGCTACTATGCCATGTTCCATATGGCTCTGGCCGTGCTTGCCGAGCGGACCGGCTCGATTCCCGTCCGCCACGGCAGCGTTATCGGGGGATTCGGCCGCTTGGTCAAAGACATGGGAGAAGAAGCCAAACGTCACGGACGTTCCTTCAATGATCTCCAGGAGCTTCGCTTGGTCTCCGACTATGCCCCCGAGAGCACCCCGACCGAAGACGATGCCTTTCAGGCTCGCCAGGCAGCCCAGGCATTCCTGGTCTTCTGCAGCGGACTCCTGGACGGCGGAAAGTGA
- a CDS encoding nucleotidyltransferase domain-containing protein: protein MDRDGDPLDLIRRFRQRAEAALPGRVVEVVLFGSRARGEAAADSDWDVAVFLTGQPGSAERRTLSDIAYDLVVETDHYIQHLPLPADRRHDDTLLLGHIRRDGIAL, encoded by the coding sequence ATGGACAGGGACGGCGACCCTCTCGATTTGATCCGCCGATTCCGGCAGCGGGCCGAAGCGGCCCTGCCGGGACGGGTGGTGGAGGTCGTTCTGTTCGGATCGCGGGCCCGCGGGGAAGCCGCCGCCGATTCCGACTGGGATGTCGCCGTATTCCTGACGGGTCAGCCAGGTTCCGCCGAACGACGGACGCTGTCCGATATCGCCTACGACTTGGTGGTCGAAACCGACCACTACATCCAGCACCTTCCGCTGCCGGCGGATCGTCGCCATGACGATACCCTGCTACTCGGCCATATCCGGCGGGACGGGATCGCCCTATGA
- a CDS encoding RsmB/NOP family class I SAM-dependent RNA methyltransferase: MTPDARLQAAIEVLAEVEASRRPADRVLELYFRARRYAGAKDRRAVAEGVYGVLRRRARLDWWLERLGLPGEARTRALLAASLDGYPLDFQGAHGPSPLSDAERALAGVPAIDHPDMPEAVALECPAWLEPPLRDAFGPDFAAALRALNRPAPVDLRVNTLKATREAARAALAAEGVEAFPTPRSPIGLRLAEPKALGSLGAFREGLVEVQDEGSQLLALAVGAAPGMTVVDYCAGGGGKTLALGAAMGNRGRLIACDSDGRRLAKLDDRRRRAGLGIVETWVLDGTAPDLAADRVLVDAPCSGTGTWRRAPEARWRLDAAALAALRETQGLILDRAAALVAPGGWLIYATCSVLAAENEDIVAAFLAAHPDFALHPVDAATPHLRLAPHATGTDGFFAAVLRFAANRL, translated from the coding sequence GTGACGCCGGACGCGCGGCTGCAGGCGGCCATCGAGGTGCTGGCCGAGGTCGAGGCGTCGCGCCGCCCGGCCGACCGGGTGCTGGAACTCTATTTTCGCGCCCGCCGCTACGCCGGCGCCAAGGATCGCCGCGCGGTGGCCGAAGGCGTCTATGGCGTGCTGCGCCGCCGGGCCCGGCTGGACTGGTGGCTGGAACGCCTGGGCCTGCCCGGCGAGGCCCGGACGCGGGCCCTGCTGGCGGCGTCCCTGGACGGCTATCCCCTCGACTTCCAGGGCGCCCACGGGCCCTCGCCGCTCTCGGATGCCGAACGGGCGCTGGCCGGGGTACCGGCTATCGACCATCCGGACATGCCCGAAGCCGTAGCCCTGGAATGTCCGGCCTGGCTGGAGCCGCCCCTGCGGGATGCCTTCGGGCCCGATTTCGCCGCCGCCTTGCGGGCGCTCAACCGGCCGGCACCGGTCGATCTGCGGGTCAATACCCTGAAGGCCACCCGCGAAGCCGCCCGGGCCGCTCTCGCCGCGGAAGGGGTCGAGGCCTTCCCCACGCCGCGCTCGCCCATCGGGTTGCGCCTGGCCGAACCGAAGGCCCTGGGTAGCCTGGGGGCCTTCCGCGAGGGCTTGGTGGAGGTGCAGGACGAGGGCTCGCAGTTGCTGGCCCTGGCGGTCGGGGCTGCGCCCGGCATGACGGTGGTCGACTACTGCGCCGGGGGGGGCGGCAAGACCCTGGCCCTGGGGGCCGCCATGGGCAACCGGGGACGCCTGATCGCCTGCGACAGCGACGGCCGGCGCCTCGCCAAGCTGGATGACCGCCGCCGCCGCGCCGGCCTCGGCATCGTCGAGACGTGGGTCCTGGACGGCACGGCGCCCGACCTGGCGGCCGACCGGGTCCTGGTCGACGCCCCCTGTTCCGGCACCGGCACTTGGCGCCGCGCCCCCGAGGCCCGCTGGCGCCTCGATGCCGCCGCCCTGGCGGCGCTCCGGGAGACCCAAGGCCTCATCCTGGACCGGGCGGCGGCTCTGGTGGCGCCGGGGGGATGGCTGATCTATGCCACCTGTTCGGTTCTGGCGGCGGAAAACGAGGACATCGTCGCCGCCTTCCTGGCCGCCCACCCGGATTTCGCCCTGCATCCCGTCGACGCGGCGACTCCCCACCTCCGCCTGGCCCCGCACGCCACGGGAACGGACGGGTTCTTTGCGGCGGTTTTGCGGTTTGCGGCGAACCGCTTATAA
- the guaB gene encoding IMP dehydrogenase, with protein sequence MNILEALTFDDVLLVPAESDVLPADADTRTRLTRNVELGIPLVSAAMDTVTESGMAIAMAQAGGIGVIHKNLEPGEQAGEVRKVKKFESGMVVDPFTISPEATLADALRIKETHNISGIPVVEKKTGKLVGILTNRDIRFADNLEQPVRELMTSNAGEQPLVTVREGVSRDEAKRLLHKHRIEKLLVVDDDFRCIGLMTVKDIEKAQRYPTACKDAQGRLRVAAATGVGEPGLRRAERLIEAGADVIVVDTAHGHSRGVLEVVRRIKAFSNEAQVIAGNIATADGARALIEAGVDAVKVGIGPGTICTTRMVAGVGVPQFTAVMEAAHVCRDLGIPVIADGGIKYSGDLAKAIAAGASCVMIGSLFAGTDESPGEVFLYQGRSYKSYRGMGSLGAMARGSADRYFQQDVGDRLKLVPEGIEGRVPYKGPVGAVIHQMVGGLRAAMGYTGNRSIPDMQTRCQFRRITTAGLRESHVHDVTITKEAPNYRSGD encoded by the coding sequence ATGAATATCCTCGAAGCCCTTACCTTCGACGATGTCCTTCTCGTTCCCGCCGAATCGGACGTGCTGCCGGCCGATGCCGATACACGCACGCGCCTGACCCGCAACGTGGAACTGGGCATCCCCCTGGTCTCGGCAGCCATGGACACGGTGACCGAAAGCGGCATGGCCATCGCCATGGCGCAGGCGGGCGGCATCGGGGTGATCCACAAGAACCTGGAACCCGGCGAACAGGCCGGCGAGGTCCGCAAGGTCAAGAAGTTCGAATCGGGCATGGTGGTCGATCCCTTCACCATCTCCCCCGAGGCGACTCTCGCCGACGCCCTGCGCATCAAGGAAACCCACAACATCTCCGGCATTCCGGTGGTCGAGAAGAAGACCGGCAAGCTGGTGGGCATCCTGACCAACCGCGACATACGCTTCGCCGACAACCTGGAGCAGCCGGTGCGCGAGTTGATGACTTCCAATGCCGGCGAGCAGCCTTTGGTCACCGTGCGCGAGGGGGTCAGCCGCGACGAGGCCAAGCGCCTTCTGCACAAGCACCGCATCGAGAAGCTGCTGGTGGTCGACGACGACTTCCGCTGCATCGGCTTGATGACGGTGAAGGACATCGAAAAGGCCCAGCGCTATCCCACCGCCTGCAAGGACGCCCAGGGGCGCCTGCGGGTGGCCGCCGCCACCGGCGTCGGCGAGCCGGGGCTCCGGCGGGCCGAACGGCTGATCGAGGCGGGTGCCGACGTGATCGTGGTCGATACCGCCCATGGCCATTCACGGGGCGTGCTGGAAGTGGTCCGCCGCATCAAGGCCTTCAGTAACGAGGCCCAGGTGATCGCCGGGAACATCGCCACCGCCGACGGTGCCAGGGCCTTGATCGAAGCCGGGGTGGACGCGGTCAAGGTCGGCATCGGACCGGGCACCATCTGCACCACCCGCATGGTGGCGGGCGTCGGCGTTCCCCAGTTCACCGCCGTGATGGAAGCCGCCCATGTCTGCCGCGATCTGGGGATTCCCGTGATCGCCGATGGCGGAATCAAGTATTCGGGCGACCTGGCCAAGGCCATCGCCGCCGGGGCGTCTTGCGTGATGATCGGCTCCCTGTTCGCCGGCACCGACGAGAGTCCGGGCGAGGTGTTTCTTTACCAGGGACGTTCCTACAAGTCCTACCGGGGCATGGGTTCGCTGGGCGCCATGGCGCGCGGTTCGGCCGACCGCTACTTCCAGCAGGACGTGGGCGACCGTCTGAAGCTGGTGCCGGAAGGCATCGAGGGCCGTGTGCCCTACAAGGGTCCGGTCGGCGCCGTCATCCACCAGATGGTGGGCGGCCTGCGCGCCGCCATGGGCTACACGGGCAACCGCAGCATTCCGGACATGCAGACCCGCTGCCAGTTTCGCCGCATCACCACGGCGGGGTTGCGGGAAAGCCACGTGCACGACGTGACCATCACCAAGGAAGCGCCCAACTACCGTTCGGGCGATTGA
- a CDS encoding RnfH family protein: protein MKVGVVYAKPGRHAMLNIEIPEGATIKQAIEKSGILGRFPEIDLGTQKVGVFGKPLPLETVVEEGARIEIYRPITADPKTVQRRPKATGEKGEAEA from the coding sequence ATGAAGGTTGGAGTCGTCTACGCCAAGCCCGGCCGCCATGCCATGCTGAACATCGAAATCCCCGAAGGGGCGACGATCAAGCAGGCTATTGAAAAGTCCGGAATCCTGGGCCGGTTTCCCGAGATCGACCTGGGGACACAGAAGGTCGGAGTCTTCGGCAAGCCGTTGCCCCTGGAGACCGTGGTGGAGGAGGGGGCGCGGATCGAGATCTACCGCCCCATCACCGCCGACCCCAAGACCGTCCAGCGCCGTCCCAAGGCGACCGGTGAAAAGGGCGAGGCGGAGGCGTGA
- a CDS encoding electron transport complex subunit E yields the protein MSGKYTTIVKDGMWDNNGVLCMLLGMCPTMAMTTSATNGFGMGLATAVVMAASNLLVAIFRNYITHEVRVPVYILIVAAMVTLVDLTMNAWMHELYKVLGLFIPLIVSNCLPLARLEAYASKEPVLPSLMDGIFMGLGFTLALTLIGAMREIVGSGTLFADASLLLGPAFKFMELRLLPPESNVLMMILPPGGFLATGLLIVGKRILDVRAGKEISMGGAHAVG from the coding sequence ATGTCTGGCAAGTACACGACGATCGTCAAGGACGGCATGTGGGACAACAACGGCGTCCTTTGCATGCTGCTCGGCATGTGCCCCACCATGGCGATGACCACCAGCGCCACCAACGGCTTCGGCATGGGGCTGGCGACGGCGGTGGTGATGGCGGCCTCCAATCTGCTGGTGGCGATCTTTCGCAACTACATCACCCACGAGGTCCGCGTTCCGGTCTACATCCTGATCGTGGCCGCCATGGTGACCCTGGTCGATCTGACCATGAACGCCTGGATGCACGAACTCTACAAGGTGCTGGGCCTGTTCATCCCCTTGATCGTGTCCAACTGCCTGCCGCTGGCGCGCCTGGAAGCCTACGCCTCCAAGGAGCCGGTGCTGCCTTCGCTGATGGATGGCATCTTCATGGGCCTGGGCTTCACCCTGGCGCTCACCCTGATCGGCGCCATGCGCGAGATCGTGGGTTCCGGCACCCTGTTCGCCGACGCCTCGCTGCTGTTGGGCCCGGCCTTCAAGTTCATGGAACTGCGCCTTTTGCCTCCGGAATCCAACGTGCTGATGATGATCCTGCCGCCGGGCGGCTTTCTCGCCACCGGCCTTCTGATCGTCGGTAAGCGCATCCTCGATGTCCGCGCCGGGAAAGAGATTTCCATGGGCGGGGCGCACGCGGTCGGTTAA
- the rsxG gene encoding electron transport complex subunit RsxG, which produces MNQRMMIHGVILGAFCLGFGIVLAATDMVTAAPIAQRALEDKQNSLTAVIPASIHDNNPVTSSIALKTAEGKDMTVYRATKGGKVTGVAYEIVGHGYAGPIKLMLGVDTEGRVMGVRALAHKETPGLGDKIEVKKGNWILGFDGLFLGNPPKEKWKVKKDGGQFDQFSGATITPRGVVGAIRGGLEYFAANKTQLLEVR; this is translated from the coding sequence ATGAACCAGCGCATGATGATCCACGGCGTGATCCTGGGGGCCTTCTGCCTCGGCTTCGGGATCGTGCTCGCCGCCACCGACATGGTCACCGCCGCGCCCATCGCGCAGCGGGCCCTGGAGGATAAGCAGAACTCGCTGACCGCGGTGATTCCGGCCAGCATTCACGACAACAATCCGGTGACGTCTTCCATCGCCTTGAAGACCGCCGAAGGCAAGGACATGACCGTCTACCGCGCCACCAAGGGCGGCAAGGTGACGGGCGTGGCTTACGAGATCGTCGGCCATGGCTACGCCGGCCCGATCAAGCTGATGCTGGGCGTCGACACCGAAGGACGGGTGATGGGCGTGCGCGCCCTGGCCCATAAGGAGACGCCGGGCCTGGGCGACAAGATCGAAGTGAAGAAAGGCAACTGGATACTCGGCTTCGACGGCCTGTTCCTGGGCAACCCGCCCAAGGAAAAATGGAAGGTCAAGAAAGACGGCGGCCAGTTCGACCAGTTTTCCGGTGCCACCATCACTCCGCGCGGGGTGGTGGGCGCCATCCGCGGCGGCCTGGAATATTTCGCCGCCAACAAGACCCAGTTGCTGGAGGTGCGGTGA
- a CDS encoding RnfABCDGE type electron transport complex subunit D, producing the protein MTSFVDKSAPFIHAQTSVQKTMTTVLLALVPATLFDAWLFGWPAVFLYIITIGSCMAVEALVLQVAGKPIQPTLSDGSAALTGWLLAMSLPPWAPWWIAVLGAVFSIVLAKHFFGGLGQNVFNPAMVARVALLVSFPVQMTLFVAPHPLFAAGSPGFLESLAITFGAGTSDAVSAASALGFVKNELARGIPVAETLKQMGRIPADGAMAAIPDMMDLTWGFKPGSMGETSTILILAGGLFLMWKRIISWHIPATVLGTLFVMGTLFNGVDPGRFSPGYFHVVSGASMLGAFFIATDYVTSPVSKQGQLVFGVGVGMLTWIIRTFAGYPEGMAFAVLLMNSLTPIIDQHFRPRAFGRTRKGEPLPVKGGK; encoded by the coding sequence ATGACCAGCTTCGTCGACAAGAGCGCACCCTTCATCCACGCGCAGACCAGCGTCCAGAAGACCATGACGACGGTGCTGCTGGCCCTGGTGCCGGCGACCCTGTTCGACGCTTGGCTGTTCGGCTGGCCGGCGGTGTTTCTCTACATCATCACCATCGGGTCCTGCATGGCTGTCGAGGCGCTGGTCCTGCAGGTGGCGGGCAAGCCTATTCAGCCGACGCTGTCCGACGGGTCGGCGGCCCTCACCGGCTGGTTGCTGGCCATGAGCCTGCCGCCCTGGGCCCCCTGGTGGATCGCGGTGCTGGGCGCCGTGTTTTCCATCGTTCTCGCCAAGCACTTCTTCGGCGGCCTGGGCCAGAACGTGTTCAACCCCGCCATGGTGGCCCGCGTGGCCCTGTTGGTATCCTTCCCGGTGCAGATGACCCTGTTCGTGGCGCCGCACCCGCTGTTCGCCGCCGGTTCTCCGGGCTTCCTGGAATCGCTGGCGATCACCTTCGGGGCCGGCACCTCCGACGCGGTCAGCGCGGCGTCCGCCCTCGGCTTCGTCAAGAATGAGCTGGCGCGCGGCATCCCGGTGGCCGAGACCCTGAAGCAGATGGGCCGCATCCCCGCCGACGGAGCCATGGCCGCCATTCCCGACATGATGGACCTGACCTGGGGCTTCAAGCCGGGCAGCATGGGGGAGACCTCGACCATCCTGATTCTGGCCGGCGGCCTGTTCCTGATGTGGAAGCGCATCATCTCCTGGCATATCCCGGCGACCGTTCTGGGCACCCTGTTCGTCATGGGTACCCTGTTCAACGGCGTCGATCCGGGCCGCTTTTCGCCGGGCTATTTCCACGTGGTGTCGGGCGCCTCGATGCTGGGGGCCTTCTTCATAGCCACCGACTATGTCACCTCGCCGGTGTCCAAGCAGGGCCAACTGGTGTTCGGCGTCGGTGTCGGGATGCTGACCTGGATCATCCGCACCTTCGCCGGCTATCCGGAAGGCATGGCTTTCGCGGTGTTGCTGATGAATTCCCTGACGCCGATCATCGATCAACACTTCCGTCCGCGCGCGTTCGGCCGCACCCGCAAGGGCGAACCTCTGCCGGTAAAGGGGGGCAAATGA
- the rsxC gene encoding electron transport complex subunit RsxC — translation MKLFPVRGGVHPEYRKEQTSECAIVPLPMPEALFLPLQQHIGAPAEPVVSEGDRVRKGQLLARTGGAVSAPTHAPTSGIVKAITEIPAPHPSGLPQPTIVLEPDGKDEWVDLPAPMADPFTADPAAIRQRVAEAGIVGLGGAAFPSAVKLNLGTQLKIETLLINGAECEPYLTCDDRAMREYPDQIVDGARIMAHALGAPRVVIGVEDNKPQALAAMTEAAKAFANVEVVGVPAQYPMGSERHLCQAITGEETPAKKLTADLGVVVHNVGTARAVHHAVRFGRPLISRVVTVSGGAVAAPKNLEVPLGTLVSKLVEFCGGLSRPPRRIVNGGPMMGQPLPSLEVPVVKGTCGILALTEAETNEKPSGPCIRCGTCVTICPCGLVPVEMAAYIRKDHLEAAAKIGLMDCVSCGSCSYICPSHIPLVHYFNYAKGMVNAEDRERRKQDTVKALVEAKAARQEKAAQAKREAAARKAAEKQQNSGAPA, via the coding sequence ATGAAGTTGTTTCCCGTCCGCGGGGGCGTCCACCCCGAGTATCGCAAGGAGCAGACGAGCGAATGCGCCATCGTTCCCTTGCCGATGCCCGAGGCGCTTTTCCTGCCGCTGCAGCAGCATATCGGCGCTCCGGCCGAACCGGTGGTGTCCGAAGGCGATCGGGTGAGGAAAGGCCAGTTGCTGGCCCGCACCGGCGGGGCCGTATCGGCGCCCACCCACGCGCCGACCTCCGGCATCGTCAAGGCGATCACCGAGATTCCGGCGCCTCATCCGTCCGGACTGCCGCAGCCGACCATCGTGCTGGAGCCGGACGGCAAGGATGAATGGGTCGACCTGCCGGCCCCCATGGCCGATCCCTTCACCGCCGATCCGGCGGCCATCCGCCAGCGGGTGGCGGAAGCGGGCATCGTCGGCCTGGGCGGCGCGGCCTTCCCTTCGGCGGTGAAGCTCAACCTGGGTACCCAGCTCAAGATCGAGACCCTGCTGATCAACGGCGCCGAGTGCGAGCCCTACCTGACCTGCGACGACCGGGCGATGCGCGAATATCCGGACCAGATCGTCGATGGCGCCCGCATCATGGCCCATGCCCTGGGCGCGCCCCGCGTCGTCATCGGCGTCGAGGACAACAAGCCCCAGGCCCTGGCCGCCATGACCGAAGCCGCCAAAGCCTTCGCCAACGTCGAGGTGGTAGGGGTCCCGGCCCAATATCCGATGGGGTCCGAACGCCATCTCTGCCAGGCCATCACCGGCGAGGAAACCCCGGCCAAGAAGCTGACCGCCGACCTGGGCGTGGTGGTCCATAACGTGGGGACGGCGCGTGCCGTGCACCATGCGGTGCGTTTCGGCCGGCCGCTGATCTCGCGTGTGGTGACGGTGAGCGGCGGCGCCGTTGCGGCGCCCAAGAACCTGGAGGTGCCGCTGGGCACCCTGGTCTCCAAGCTGGTCGAGTTCTGCGGCGGTCTTTCCAGGCCGCCCCGGCGCATCGTCAACGGCGGCCCGATGATGGGCCAGCCGCTGCCCTCCTTGGAAGTGCCGGTGGTCAAGGGCACTTGCGGCATCCTGGCACTCACCGAGGCCGAAACCAACGAGAAGCCGTCCGGTCCCTGCATCCGCTGCGGCACCTGCGTCACCATCTGCCCTTGCGGACTGGTGCCGGTCGAGATGGCCGCCTACATCCGCAAGGACCATCTGGAAGCCGCCGCCAAGATCGGCCTCATGGACTGCGTGTCTTGCGGCAGTTGTTCCTACATCTGCCCGTCGCACATTCCCCTGGTGCATTACTTCAACTATGCCAAGGGTATGGTCAACGCCGAGGACCGCGAGCGGCGCAAGCAGGATACCGTCAAGGCTCTGGTGGAGGCGAAGGCCGCCCGCCAGGAAAAGGCCGCCCAGGCCAAACGCGAGGCCGCGGCGCGCAAGGCCGCCGAAAAGCAGCAGAACAGTGGGGCTCCGGCATGA
- a CDS encoding RnfABCDGE type electron transport complex subunit B: MLLAVGSLAVMGVTLGGLLGIAARLLHVEEDPLEVELVGMLPGSQCGQCGFVGCNQYAAALAHEHAPVTLCAPGGKATAEALAKRLGVKADLSEHEDVGPQYASINEDLCIGCLRCIGECSSDAIIGAPKQMHTVMAEACHGCTKCFQICPTEAITMCKVPVTLSAWHWDKPHPEVLH; this comes from the coding sequence ATGTTGCTTGCCGTTGGCAGTCTGGCCGTCATGGGCGTCACCCTGGGTGGCCTTCTCGGTATCGCCGCCCGCCTTCTCCATGTCGAGGAGGACCCGCTCGAAGTCGAACTGGTCGGCATGCTGCCCGGGTCGCAGTGCGGCCAGTGCGGTTTCGTCGGCTGCAACCAGTATGCGGCCGCCCTGGCCCACGAGCACGCCCCCGTGACCCTGTGCGCTCCCGGCGGCAAGGCGACGGCGGAGGCCCTGGCCAAGCGCCTGGGGGTCAAGGCCGATCTGTCGGAACACGAGGATGTGGGACCGCAGTACGCCTCGATCAACGAGGATCTTTGTATCGGCTGCCTGCGCTGCATCGGCGAATGCTCGTCGGATGCCATCATCGGGGCGCCCAAGCAGATGCATACCGTGATGGCCGAGGCCTGCCACGGCTGCACCAAGTGTTTCCAGATCTGCCCGACCGAAGCCATTACCATGTGCAAGGTACCGGTGACGCTGAGCGCCTGGCATTGGGACAAGCCCCACCCGGAAGTGCTGCATTGA
- the rsxA gene encoding electron transport complex subunit RsxA — protein MQDIILLIVSAALVNNVILARFLGLCSFMGVTTRVDTAVGMGFATTFVITISSMGDWLIEEYLLLPYGLGYLRTVAFILVIASAVQLTEAIFRKYSPTLFKLLGIYLPLITTNCAVLGVALLLVEQKYGFMDSVVFAFASSLGYSLVMILFAGLRERVALADVPRLFAGPPIGFITASLLALAFMGFSGMSTH, from the coding sequence ATGCAGGACATCATCTTGCTGATCGTAAGCGCGGCGTTGGTCAACAACGTCATCCTGGCGCGCTTTCTCGGCCTCTGCTCGTTCATGGGCGTCACCACCCGGGTCGACACGGCGGTGGGCATGGGTTTCGCCACGACCTTCGTTATTACCATTTCTTCCATGGGCGACTGGCTGATCGAGGAATACCTTCTGCTGCCCTACGGCCTGGGCTACCTGCGCACCGTGGCCTTCATCCTGGTGATCGCCTCGGCGGTGCAGCTGACCGAAGCCATCTTCCGCAAGTATTCGCCAACCCTGTTCAAGCTGTTGGGCATCTACCTGCCCCTGATCACCACCAACTGCGCGGTGCTGGGCGTGGCCCTGCTGCTGGTGGAACAGAAGTACGGCTTCATGGACAGTGTGGTCTTCGCCTTCGCGTCCTCGCTGGGCTACAGCCTGGTGATGATCCTGTTCGCCGGTCTGCGCGAGCGTGTCGCCCTGGCCGATGTTCCGCGCCTGTTCGCCGGTCCGCCCATCGGCTTCATCACCGCCAGCCTGCTGGCGTTGGCCTTCATGGGCTTTTCCGGCATGAGCACCCACTAG
- a CDS encoding SoxR reducing system RseC family protein, with translation MYQPGDSIPDPHGQDTVEGFARVVSTEDGMAWLEPEQTSSCGSCVSSKSCGIEAGHPRLIARRFALPNDQDLRVGERVVVGVSDRGLLQASVTAYGLPLLTTLGAGLIAQRAFGAGDAMAALAAAAGLAVGMLLVHLRSRRLAARGELTPHFIRRAEDEGLGGSCHGTVG, from the coding sequence ATGTACCAACCGGGCGATTCGATCCCCGATCCGCATGGTCAGGATACCGTCGAGGGCTTCGCCCGCGTGGTGTCGACGGAAGACGGCATGGCGTGGCTGGAGCCGGAACAGACCAGTTCCTGCGGCAGTTGCGTGTCGTCCAAGTCCTGCGGCATCGAGGCCGGCCATCCGCGCCTGATCGCCCGCCGCTTCGCGCTGCCCAACGATCAGGACCTCAGGGTCGGCGAGCGGGTGGTGGTCGGCGTATCGGATCGTGGCCTGCTGCAGGCCTCGGTGACTGCCTACGGCCTGCCTTTGCTGACGACCCTGGGCGCCGGCTTGATCGCGCAAAGGGCATTCGGCGCGGGCGACGCCATGGCGGCTCTGGCGGCGGCGGCCGGCTTGGCCGTCGGGATGCTGCTGGTTCACCTGCGTTCGCGCAGGCTGGCCGCCCGGGGCGAACTGACGCCCCATTTCATTCGCCGTGCCGAGGACGAAGGCCTGGGCGGCAGTTGTCACGGAACCGTTGGGTAA
- a CDS encoding FAD:protein FMN transferase, translated as MAVTITRRRAITVLAAAAGLPLLAHVRGAEARLVRWEGTTLGAPSTIQLYHEDETKARAAIEAALGELKRLEAIFSVYRADSSISALNRDGVLNWAPAEFVELVSHALRLSELSEGVYDPTIQPVWQLYFRHFTAANPDPAGPSAADLAAAVSLVGWQGVEVDAGARRIAFTRRGMGLTLNSGAQGYITDRVADVLRAHGFDRMLVDMGEPRALAAKPDGSAWRIGIANPADPSRAVTHLDVVDTCVSTSGGYGTLFDDAGRFTHLIDPRNGRTAPAFESVSVVADTATRADGLSTAMLLAAPEKRRSLLKAAGARMAIYVTPQGVASTVEA; from the coding sequence ATGGCCGTTACCATCACCCGCCGCCGCGCGATCACCGTTTTGGCCGCCGCCGCCGGCCTGCCCTTGCTGGCCCACGTCCGCGGCGCCGAGGCCCGCTTGGTCCGCTGGGAAGGCACCACCCTGGGCGCGCCTTCCACCATCCAGCTCTATCATGAGGACGAGACCAAGGCCCGGGCCGCCATCGAAGCGGCGTTGGGCGAATTGAAGCGCCTGGAGGCGATCTTCAGCGTCTACCGCGCCGATTCGTCCATCTCGGCGCTGAACCGGGACGGCGTCCTGAACTGGGCCCCGGCCGAGTTCGTCGAACTGGTGAGCCACGCGCTCCGCCTGTCCGAACTCAGCGAGGGCGTCTACGACCCGACCATCCAGCCGGTCTGGCAGCTTTATTTCCGCCACTTCACCGCCGCCAACCCCGATCCGGCCGGTCCCTCCGCGGCCGACTTGGCCGCTGCCGTGAGCTTGGTGGGCTGGCAAGGGGTCGAGGTCGATGCCGGCGCGCGGCGCATCGCTTTCACCCGCCGCGGCATGGGCCTTACGCTCAACAGCGGTGCCCAGGGCTACATCACCGACCGCGTCGCCGATGTCCTGCGGGCCCACGGTTTCGACCGCATGCTGGTCGACATGGGCGAGCCTCGGGCCCTGGCGGCCAAGCCGGACGGTTCCGCTTGGCGCATCGGCATCGCCAATCCGGCCGATCCCAGCCGCGCCGTCACCCACCTGGACGTCGTGGATACCTGCGTATCCACGTCGGGCGGCTATGGGACGCTGTTCGACGATGCCGGCCGGTTCACCCACCTGATCGATCCGCGCAACGGCCGCACCGCGCCGGCCTTCGAGAGCGTCTCGGTCGTCGCCGATACCGCCACCCGCGCCGACGGCCTGTCCACAGCCATGCTGCTGGCGGCGCCCGAGAAGCGCCGCTCCCTGTTGAAGGCGGCCGGGGCCCGCATGGCCATCTACGTGACGCCGCAAGGCGTGGCTTCCACCGTCGAGGCCTGA